TCCCGACGAGCAGATGGGCTTCAGAAAGGGGGGCCCGCTTGTTTGTGCGAACACAAGGACTTTTGGGTATAGAGGAGGCGTCCCTTCCTGGCTGTCACACCTCGATGATGTTGACGGATGGCattctattgttgttgttgttgttcttgggaaactgtgggaggagaggagaggaagatggcaGGTCTGAGAAAGGCTGGGGGACTCACAGGaatcaaacaataataataataataataataataataatcaaacaataataataataataataataataataatcaaacaataataataataaacaatgagcTTCTCCAATGAGCATGAGGATGCCTCTGTACGCGGTTGTTTTACTGATGTTTGCAGCGAGAGCGTGAGAGGGATACAGATTTGTTCTCTGCACTGGTTTGGAGACAGGAAATGGGCCTCTGTGCAttgattataaaaataaaaatcagaagCCATGACTTGTTTCTTTGCAAAGTCATGCACATAATGGTGTCGTGTGGAAGCACTGTTAAAGCCGAGGTTTGACGCCATGATTGTGCATGAAGGGTCGGTGGCCGGGATCATTCACCTGCCCGGCGCCGCTGTAGGGGGGAGGCACcctgggggagggaggaggagagggggttATACCTTACTGCGCAACAGCCCCCCCGTCGGATGCTCAGGAGTACTGCACTCGGAGGAGTTTTTGGCTTTGTCCTTGTTGTTGTTAGGCTCGTTGTCTTTGATTATGTCGTACTGGCGACAGAAGAGAGCGATCAcacctggagaggagaggagaggagaggagaggagaggagaggagaggagaggagaggagaggagaggagaggagaggagaggagaggagaggagaggagaggagaggagaggagaggagaggagaggagaggagaggagaggaggtcaaACACAAATGAACGCTCCTGCATTTATATTTTCTGATCCTGGTTTCAATGACCAGTGTGGCTCCTTTACCTGCCCACATGATGAGCACCACCACGATGATGATGAGCTCCCCCGCCCTCAGCTGGGTGCTCTGGCCCACTTCTTCCATCGTCACCTCGTCTGAAGGAGTCAAAGGGCGACATGTTTAACTGACTGTCGGTGGGACTGAAACACCAGTAAAGAAATTAGCAATAGTTATCATGATTTATCATTGAGGGATTTGCTCCCGTCACACTTGCCGCCTCCCTGTAAAAGAACCAGGTTTGCTGATCTTCACCAGAGCCCataattcaattacattttcaattccGCCATTATCCGCTCAGTGGCCTGTCGTAAGGTTTTTGCGTCATGGCAGCCTGTTTTTATTCTGCATCGAGGCGCCAGTGGTTCCTCGCCTCGAGGCAAGTCGTTGATCGGGAGACGGAGAGCTAATTGGCTTCGAACAACATATCAGGAAAACAGTTTCCTGTGCATTCAGGATTTCCACTGGAGCTGATGACTGTCACTTCAAGCCCACTGAGCTTGGAAGCAAATAAGCCGGCGTCGCTGTGTTCACGCCGCACTGCTCTCTCGTAACAGGAAGTTCCGGTTCGCTCTATCGCAGAACGAGCACCCAAAGCCCGAGCATCGATTGGACCGCTTTGCATCGACCGCCCCGTAAGACGTGGGGAGATCAGAGAAGGAGGTTTGGAGTGTGTGACACTGCTGATCTAACATTCAGATACCGGACGGTAAACATCTACTGACGTCCATTTCTTCTTGAAATGGACTGAACAACAATCATTATTGAAGGAGGGAGGTCAGAAAAGGGAAACGTGGGGTTATGtagcttttcttttgtcttaGAGAGCTGGGTTGCACAAAggtatacttttattttggcCTTCACTTGAGAGACTAATTGAAGAATTGGCTTCAGATTCCAGAGAGGGTTATAAAAGGTGCACTTTAACATAAGCAGTTTCAAGGCTTCATTTTTCCCGTCAAAGTCGCTCTATCGCAGAACGAGCACCCAAAGGGAACAATATCTCCATGAATGTAGCATGGTTGAGATGAGATGATGCCACCTTAATGCTTCTTTTGGTTTGAGATATTTGGGGAAAGGGTGGAGGCCAtccaaagaaaatatgaatgatGTAGGGCAGTAAGTGTAGGATTGAATCCTGCTCCACTGCAAAACATTCTGTACAGTCCCTTCAGGAGAATAAACCACTGTCTGCATACAGATATTAACTGGAGCCAATACTATCACGGATAATATGCTACTACAGTTATTAACTGTTTCATTAACAGGCTTTCAAAACTACTTCATTAGTTAGATCATTAACTTTGTCACCGCTATTAATATCTGATCACATAACAAGCTCTCGTGTCTCGGCGGGGCCCACCTTTAACTTTTAATAGTGTGTTCAATATTAAAGGAACTACTCTTCCaactttcttcctcttttaccTTTGACCATTCTATTCGGGGTTTCATTGTCAGTCGCAGTTCTACACTTTGTTTGATTGTTCTTACTCTGAGGATCTTGAACTTCCTCACACAGTCCTACAGGGCTGGTGTCACCATCTCCACAACTGTCTCATTCCCTGAACGCTCAGATCTCAGTCTAGACTTTACACCCATAAGGAATACTGGCTCTCTTATGTCAGCTATAGTCTTCACATGCCGCTATTATGTGTTAAATTACAGGTGCAGCGGCGGAAATGTCAGGGGAGCCGAAGCACAcaagaaaaatacagattttttcGAAAGACTGTCTTCACACATCTCGAACAGAATCAACACAGCCAGACACACGCAGGCGGGAGCGGCCATGGAGATGTGATCACTTATAAGACAGGTTCTGTGAGCGCCCGCTGGAGTCAAAAGATCACAGGCAAGGCAGAACATGAAGGGAATAGCCGAGGCTTCGTCGAGGCCACTGGGGATCCTCCGTACTAGAGCGCAATGGAGCGATAAAGCAATGCAAAGAGTCAATCACACCACTCTGGATCCGTTCTTCCCAGACTCAATTAAATCCCATCGTGGTCTTTGAAATCGTCTGATCATCAGGATGAATATCAGATGGAGTAGCgcttgttttctctgtgtgtgcagcacaCATGTTGGCAGGTTTCCATCGGGGCAACGGGACTTTTTCTGGTGTTTGGCAAGTCAGGAGCTTAAAGTGTGCCTCCCCTCCTTTTTGTTCAATGCAGTATGTGATATTTCGGAGGGTCCAGTGTGGTGGGGGCCCCACGCTCCTGTAGATCCATTGACCTCTGTGGCCTTTGAGCTCACGGCTCGACACGAGAGCTGCTGTTTTGTCGCTTTAGTATAATCTGATATTCAGTTTTTCATATTTAAGCCCGAAGCTCCGACAGATGGAGACCACTATATGGTCGGACCTACATTCTGTGTTGTCTTCATGATTTTTGCATATAAAGAATATCCTTTGACAGTTGTGTCCTCCATTACGTAAACAGCATCTTTTGAAGAGGTGATTTTTGGGAGTTTGGGCCTTGACCTTTCtgtaaagtttttttcttttaatttagatgtttttttccccatgtTTAATACATTCAGCTTCTTTTTCATATGTTATGTTAATATTTGATTTATCTAAAAACTGCTGCTGCAGTTTCTCTACATTCCACCTGGAATAAATTGTTTGAttacaaaagaaatacattgaatttatgtatttctttaatgTTCTTTGACCCATTTAATAAGTTTAAAGATATTAGCATCTGTCTTTTGAGGTGTCACTGTAAATTGCAATGTGTATACTGCACTTCAAGTCCCAGAAAACAACACAAGGACATGAAGTCTGTGCGCTACAGTAAGACCCTGCTCTTGTTTCAGGTCTTTATGCTGAGCTACAGATCCCTCTTATCTCACTGGAGGAATGAAAGCGCATGAAAGTGTATTTACCAAAATGTTGAGCTTTTCCTTTCAGGCGTCAAAGCTATATAGGAGACTTCCTCTGTCTTCTTTGTAGGCTGCTTCTACTTCAGTGGCCACAAAGTGTAAAAGAAGAGTAGTTTTGTTCATCCGACGGGACGCAGCAGAGCTGAGGAGGGATGCTGTCTGGGCGGATATCTCACAGTATTTAGCTGCAGCCctgttttgaaaagaaaagtttcCTTCCTCCTTGTTTTAGGGGAGTTTTTCTGTGGGCCGGGGGGGAGGAAGTTCTCCATTTATCAGATCTGAGGAGACCGAGGAGCCTTTTGATCGATCGTGTACATGGACATCTGTGCAAAAGCCCACATATAGACTTTAATTGTCTGTTACTCACTGACAACCACTGCATCCTCCGTggtttcttctccttctccccccaccacccccatcTCTCTCGCTTCCTTTGATATCCTGAGTCCTAAACCCATTGTTGAAGTGGAAATTATATGAAAGATGTAATAATTCGCATGTAATTCTCCTGTCATATCGCAACAATGGACGGCCATCTGTATTCACAGATTCTCTATCTCTGACAATTATCTGCTCTGAAAGACAAActacttttctctttttgcctCATTTTGTGCACCAATTCTTTACAATAACCCCTCAGCACCTTTGTTGTCGTCAATGTGCAGAGTGATGAGCTGTATCCTGCAAAATGAAGCTGGTCAGTATAGAAGCCCAACATATCCTAGTAGACTTGAACAAATCCCCACCTCGCTCTTGCGAGAAAGCGAGCACTCGTTTGGACGCCGTGTCGTGGATCCTGACTTCCAATGACTCTTGATTTCCCACTGATTTACAAAGTGTTGACAGGAAGAACATCTGCTCATCTGCCATCAAAAGGTTCTGTTACGCCGACGTAGGTCATCTAATTAAACAGACATCCAAATGAGACAGGGAGGGGTGTGCAGAGCGGAGCtgtgacgttgttgttgttgttgttgttgtaagagCGAGGGGCGATGAATCACAGACATGCCCTCTGTGGAGACTTGCTTTGTAAAGCGTGTGCATGgtggggaatgtgtgtgtgtgtgtgtgagtgtgagtgtaggaggggggtggaggggtctCTTGTTTTGCAGTGGATAGGGATCTTTcactcgctgtgtgtgtgcacgtgtcccTGCCAATATGTGGAAATCGTAACAATTTTTGTAAACGGATGAGTGGACCGAGGCAGAGGACTTATTCATTTTAAGGGAAAAAGTCAATGTTTTGGGAGAAATGCTTATTTTGATTGCGACCACTGTAATATTCGTTGGGTAAATACGAAGCCACTGCCAGCAGTtggctaacttagcttagcataaagactggaatcaGCAAGACTGGGTCTATCTTTTTACCACACTACATTACTTTTTTTCAGATTGCAAATTTTTCCTTCTCCTGTGGAAAACATCTATCTCcagttgtgttgttttgaatgtttctggtaaactgaaggatgagttgttcctttatgtgatgataaaATGATCCTACTTCTTCAACCAAATCAACTGTTATAGAAACGTCTAGGATCACCTTGAATATGCATTGTTGCAAAGCTGAAAGCCGTGTTTTGTGGACTTTTTAGAGACACGTGGTTCTCAAGGGACAGAGATGCAACAAACACATGATGATCTTATCGAATGGGATGCATTGATGTAGATTAAAGGAGGTCAAATTAGGGCAACATGTACAGCAGTAAAGTGCACAATAAtgcagcagtaatattaatccagaaacatcataaatatagtaaaacacAGACAATTTACTGaccttttacttttcatacttTAAGTATAatttgctgataatacttacATACCGTTACTTGAACAAGGTTTTACTCGTAGTGGAGTATACAGggttgtatttttacttttactgaggcaaaaaagtatttgaatacttcctccaccacttcAAAATCTGCAAAAGTACTGTCAACAAAGCACAGACAACAACAGAccttactccactacatctttACATGTGCTCTATCAATGctctgaataaaaaaagaaatgaattacCAGCCTCAATATAACTATGTGTTATGAGACACTGTTTATTCCTGTGCATTGTGCAGTTGAGTTGGAGGCGCTGTTGTGTCTTCACGGCTTTTAaaagcagcaggagagagaatcaCAACTGCAACCTAAAGGACACGAGCATGTGCATAACTCCATTGTTTATCCGGATGCTCGGCGGTTATTGATTTCAGTCAATTCTTCCCCTCGCAGAAACAACACCACCTGTGCAAATTGGGCATCGGCGTTGAGAAGATGATGTCGTCAGCGCAGTGATTGTATTTATCTTGGTCATGTCTCTGCCCATTGGCCGCCATGACACAAGTTGCCTCTGGCTCCACATCCTGCAAGTATCGAAGTATAGCTCACACGTTAGATGGAcctgcacttttctagtcttccgaccactcaaagcgctttaacactacatgacatcattcacccagtcacacccattcatacactgatgggaggggccacccgcccatcaggactaacattaatttcattacattacattacatgtcatatagctgacgcttttatccaaattgacttacaataagtgcattaaaccatgagtccaaactcagaacaacaagcaagtacaatttcttcaatgaagttaaactacaaagtgctatcagtaagagctatttaagtgctactaaagtgctactacggcgctaccttctctattcaaggtatagtcgaaaaagatgtgtttttagtttttttgcgacggaagatgtagagactttctgctgtcctgatgtcaatggggagctcgttccaccaatgaggagccagcacagcaaacagttgtgattttgttgagtgtttagctcgaagtgaaggagctacaagccgattggcagaagctgagcgaagtgaacgagctggggtgtgaggttagaccatgtcctggatgtagaccggacccgatctgttcgcagcacggtacgcaagtaccaatgttttgtagcggatgcgggcggccacggataaccagtgaaggtcgcggagtagtgtgggtgaagaccagtcgagcagctgcattctggatgagctgtagaggtcgaatggcattagcaggtagacctgccaggagggagttacagtagtctagccgtgagatgatcagagcctggaccagaacctgtgccgccttctgagtgagaagaggtcgtattgtcctgatgttgtacagcatgtacctacaggagcgtgttgttgcggtaatgttggcagtcagggagagttgactgtcgagtgtcacaccgaggttcacacacattcacacaccgtagcacagctacgggagcaattgtgtgtgtgtgtgtgtgtgtgtgtgtgtgggtgtgtgcgtgcgtgtgtgtgtcctggtgccaCTTTACCTTTACTCTTAGAGGCCTGAGTCTCGGCCTCCTTCGGCGTTCGGAAGCGCAGGGTTTCGCTCAGCGGGCTCGTCCCAGACATGCTGATGGACTGGACATGCACAATGTAGTCTGTCTCGCCCTCCAAGTCCCATAATGCACAGGAACGCGTGGTGGTGTTGACTTCCTGGATGAATCGCAGCATGCGCACGTCTTTCTTCTGTTAGGAATGTGTGACACGGGAGAGGAGAGCAGTGGTTCTGGCTGAATAAAAAGTACACTAGCATATTTTACCACCGAGGGCAAAGCGGCTGTTGTACCTCGCTGATAAAGCGCTAGTTCAATATTTGAggaaattatacattttatttatgactgagagacagatgggcaGATTGAGACCACTCTCGTGTCTGAACGGTGAATATGGAGCTGGAGTCCGGggttggttagcttagcttagcatgaagtaGGGCGAAGGAGCGAGGTGCTTTCAGGTGCCGGCTGCAGCTTCATGTTTCTAATGCAAGAGCGGCCTCAATCTGACAAACTATTCCTTCAGAAATCTACTACTATGAAAATCtgaccgtatatatatatatgtatatgtatatacatatatatatatatacacggtcAGATTTTATATTCCTGCTGGCACTTGCTTTTCTGGAAAGAGCACAGTTGTGTGAACATGTGGAACATCACAGTTCAGTTCTCCTGGACAGCATCTCTACTTCCTCTGCAACGCTGTGACCCGCACTGACTGAAGCTGTCCTCCTCAATCCCGTCACTCCcaactcctgtgtgtgtgtgtgtgtgtgtgtgtgtgtttgtttgtgtttgtacatATACGCTTGTCAAGTAATGTGTTTGATGTCTGTGTAAACCTGactaatgtgtgtgcgtgagtttgtgtatttatgtgagCACAATGGCAGAAAATGATATCAGGTTTCACCCACAACACAGAGCTGTCAGAGAGCAGACAGGCAGTCCGACAGGATCCAGCATCCTGTGAtaattcccataatgcactcTGAATCCCAGCAAGGAAATGACGAGGTAAAGAGAAGTGCACATGGCAGCAAACGGCCAATGATTAATttgattactgtgtgtgtgtgtgtgtgtgtgtgtgtctgtctgtgtgtgtgtgtgtgtttgcgttcTCCATCCACCCCGTTGTTTAGTTCTCCATCCAGTCCGTGCTGTGTGCGCGCTGCTCACCTGCTGTGTGATGGCAAAGCCAATAACGGGGTCTCCCTCTGGGATGTCCCATGTCACCACAGCAGAGTTTGCTTTCACCGCTTTGATGGTCACATTGACAGGAGGCGACAAGCtatctgcagagagagagagagagagagagagagagagagagagagagagagagacagagagacatgaagcaaatgaagacaggaagacaaatAACACCTCAGACACTGCAGACTGGACGTATGGGAAAGGATCAAAACTGTCCGTGAGGTTAAATTTGTTAGCTTGGAAATGGATCGAATGGATTCCATGAAGTG
The genomic region above belongs to Cyclopterus lumpus isolate fCycLum1 chromosome 22, fCycLum1.pri, whole genome shotgun sequence and contains:
- the fndc5a gene encoding fibronectin type III domain-containing protein 5 is translated as MWIFKGHTGGEETDKDRRKVNLWDVRTLKAMGSLVSPPSPQSPAVSKELYGAFVEPLGPDLTPESLYLNRWCFHTQPVGADSLSPPVNVTIKAVKANSAVVTWDIPEGDPVIGFAITQQKKDVRMLRFIQEVNTTTRSCALWDLEGETDYIVHVQSISMSGTSPLSETLRFRTPKEAETQASKSKDEVTMEEVGQSTQLRAGELIIIVVVLIMWAGVIALFCRQYDIIKDNEPNNNKDKAKNSSECSTPEHPTGGLLRSKFPKNNNNNNRMPSVNIIEV